The proteins below come from a single uncultured Carboxylicivirga sp. genomic window:
- a CDS encoding RagB/SusD family nutrient uptake outer membrane protein, which yields MKRSNYLYMLLMAVFSITACSDDYLVNLPETVVSAENFYKTESDFALAIVGAYQPLRTLYGSGLADYGAWAMGEMRSDNTTFSYNIDNRGYADREYVDQFIDDSNGGAVSTKYDNDYIIIGRANQIINRIDEANITEEARNNYKGQALFLRAFAYFDLVQYFGDVPLITTPPTSYEQTLALRTSKDLVYEQIITDASEAARILPSFSEQQRGYVSNGAAYTLLGNVYLVQKQWENAEKALVEVKGYSLLADYADVFNPNNKNNDELIFSIQYTEDPTAGAASNFAYNFLPILSNPGVIPGFPNGNSNTYAGWNVPTPDIIEAYESGDLRLEASVGFYTGEGYVDRPYVKKYVHGANIAPNTNDDWPVYRYSEVLLMLAEAINEQGRGPEAVTYLNQVHAHSRTGLNALELTVQQDIRNAIIQERRVELAFENKRWLDLVRWGIAVDVMAAHGQKVKADPEAYYYPQGVEPVSTAFDVTESRLIFPIPEREMRLNPDLKQNPDY from the coding sequence ATGAAAAGATCTAATTATTTATATATGCTTTTAATGGCTGTTTTTTCAATAACAGCTTGTAGCGACGATTATTTAGTGAACTTGCCCGAAACAGTTGTGTCGGCAGAAAATTTCTATAAAACAGAGTCTGACTTTGCTTTAGCTATTGTAGGAGCTTATCAACCATTGCGTACCTTATATGGTTCGGGATTGGCCGATTATGGTGCTTGGGCAATGGGAGAGATGCGTTCAGATAATACCACTTTTAGTTATAATATTGATAACCGTGGATATGCCGACAGGGAATATGTCGATCAATTTATAGATGATTCTAATGGAGGAGCCGTTTCGACAAAATACGATAATGACTATATCATTATTGGAAGAGCTAATCAAATCATTAATCGTATTGATGAAGCAAACATTACTGAAGAGGCGAGGAACAATTACAAAGGCCAGGCTCTTTTTTTAAGAGCATTTGCCTATTTCGATTTGGTACAATATTTTGGTGATGTACCGTTAATAACAACTCCTCCTACCAGCTATGAGCAAACATTAGCCTTGCGAACCTCAAAAGACTTAGTATATGAACAAATAATTACTGATGCATCAGAAGCTGCCCGTATACTACCATCATTTAGTGAACAGCAAAGAGGTTATGTATCTAATGGAGCCGCCTATACTTTGTTAGGAAATGTATACCTGGTGCAGAAACAATGGGAAAATGCAGAGAAAGCACTAGTGGAAGTTAAAGGCTATTCATTGCTGGCAGATTATGCCGATGTTTTTAATCCTAACAATAAAAATAATGATGAGTTGATTTTTTCAATTCAGTATACCGAAGATCCTACAGCTGGTGCTGCCAGTAATTTTGCGTATAACTTTTTGCCTATTTTATCTAATCCGGGAGTAATACCGGGTTTTCCCAATGGTAATTCAAATACATATGCCGGATGGAATGTTCCAACTCCGGATATTATCGAAGCTTATGAGTCTGGTGATTTGCGTTTAGAAGCCTCGGTTGGCTTTTATACAGGCGAAGGTTATGTTGATCGTCCATACGTAAAAAAATACGTACATGGAGCAAATATTGCACCTAACACCAATGATGATTGGCCCGTTTATCGATATTCAGAAGTTTTGCTAATGCTAGCCGAAGCAATTAACGAGCAAGGTAGAGGTCCTGAAGCTGTAACTTATTTAAATCAAGTGCATGCACATTCAAGAACCGGATTAAATGCATTAGAACTAACAGTACAACAAGATATTCGTAATGCCATAATTCAAGAAAGACGTGTAGAATTAGCATTTGAAAATAAAAGATGGCTTGATTTAGTGCGTTGGGGTATTGCTGTTGATGTAATGGCTGCACACGGGCAAAAGGTGAAAGCTGATCCTGAAGCATATTATTATCCCCAAGGTGTAGAGCCTGTAAGTACTGCATTTGATGTAACCGAATCCAGATTGATTTTCCCAATTCCGGAAAGAGAAATGCGTTTAAATCCTGATTTAAAGCAGAATCCTGATTATTAA